The following proteins are encoded in a genomic region of Brachypodium distachyon strain Bd21 chromosome 1, Brachypodium_distachyon_v3.0, whole genome shotgun sequence:
- the LOC100832424 gene encoding probable protein phosphatase 2C 54 isoform X1: protein MCVDDAERLDFGDAGVEKPAEFPLPHMESVCENTTTADFKQSNFGNFVPIVRSGGWSDIGSRQYMEDTHVCIADLAKNFGYPEVDKEVVSFYGVFDGHGGKDAAHFVRDNLPRVIVEDADFPLELEKVVSRSFMQIDSQFADKCSHHRALSSGTTALTAMIFGRSLLVANAGDCRAVLSRCGIAMEMSMDHRPCSLTEKLRVESLGGYVDDDYLNGLLGVTRALGDWHLEGLKEVDRPGGGPLSAEPELKMVTLTKDDEFLVIGSDGMWDVFSNQNAVDFARRRLQEHNDVKLCCKEIVEEAIRRGATDNLTVVLVSFHLVAPPQIRVNRPGRVARSISVDGLNSLRILLGSQ from the exons ATGTGCGTGGACGACGCGGAGAGGCTCGATTTTGGAGACGCCGGAGTGGAGAAGCCCGCCGAGTTCCCCTTGCCTCAT ATGGAGAGTGTTTGTGAGAACACCACAACTGCTGATTTCAAGCAGAGTAACTTCGGCAATTTCGTTCCAATTGTTCGATCAGGAGGTTGGTCGGATATTGGAAGTCGCCAGTACATGGAAGATACCCATGTGTGTATTGCGGACCTAGCTAAGAACTTTGGTTATCCAGAAGTGGATAAGGAAGTTGTTTCCTTTTATGGG GTCTTCGATGGGCATGGTGGAAAAGATGCTGCCCATTTCGTTCGTGATAATTTACCAAGGGTCATTGTGGAAGATGCTGATTTTCCACTTGAGCTTGAGAAAGTAGTGAGCAGGTCCTTTATGCAGATAGATAGTCAGTTTGCTGATAAATGCTCCCACCACAGAGCTCTGTCGTCTGGTACAACAGCACTTACAGCAATGATATTTGGAAG GTCTCTTTTGGTTGCTAATGCTGGTGATTGTAGAGCAGTTCTTTCCCGGTGCGGTATTGCAATGGAGATGTCTATGGACCACAGACCCTGCAGCCTCACCGAAAAACTGCGCGTAGAGTCACTTGGTGGCTATGTGGATGACGATTACCTGAATGGTTTGCTAGGAGTCACTAGAGCCCTCGGCGACTGGCATCTTGAGGGCTTGAAAGAAGTCGATAGACCTGGAGGAGGGCCCCTCAGTGCTGAACCAGAGCTCAAGATGGTCACGCTGACAAAGGACGACGAGTTTTTGGTAATTGGCAGCGACGGGATGTGGGATGTCTTCTCAAATCAAAATGCTGTGGACTTTGCACGGAGGCGTCTCCAAGAGCACAACGATGTGAAGCTATGCTGCAAGGAAATTGTCGAGGAGGCAATAAGGCGGGGCGCCACAGATAACCTGACTGTGGTGTTGGTTTCTTTCCACCTGGTGGCGCCTCCTCAGATCAGAGTGAATCGACCTGGTAGGGTGGCGAGGAGCATATCGGTTGATGGGCTCAATAGCCTCAGGATACTCCTGGGAAGCCAATAA
- the LOC100832424 gene encoding probable protein phosphatase 2C 54 isoform X2, which produces MWMESVCENTTTADFKQSNFGNFVPIVRSGGWSDIGSRQYMEDTHVCIADLAKNFGYPEVDKEVVSFYGVFDGHGGKDAAHFVRDNLPRVIVEDADFPLELEKVVSRSFMQIDSQFADKCSHHRALSSGTTALTAMIFGRSLLVANAGDCRAVLSRCGIAMEMSMDHRPCSLTEKLRVESLGGYVDDDYLNGLLGVTRALGDWHLEGLKEVDRPGGGPLSAEPELKMVTLTKDDEFLVIGSDGMWDVFSNQNAVDFARRRLQEHNDVKLCCKEIVEEAIRRGATDNLTVVLVSFHLVAPPQIRVNRPGRVARSISVDGLNSLRILLGSQ; this is translated from the exons ATGTGG ATGGAGAGTGTTTGTGAGAACACCACAACTGCTGATTTCAAGCAGAGTAACTTCGGCAATTTCGTTCCAATTGTTCGATCAGGAGGTTGGTCGGATATTGGAAGTCGCCAGTACATGGAAGATACCCATGTGTGTATTGCGGACCTAGCTAAGAACTTTGGTTATCCAGAAGTGGATAAGGAAGTTGTTTCCTTTTATGGG GTCTTCGATGGGCATGGTGGAAAAGATGCTGCCCATTTCGTTCGTGATAATTTACCAAGGGTCATTGTGGAAGATGCTGATTTTCCACTTGAGCTTGAGAAAGTAGTGAGCAGGTCCTTTATGCAGATAGATAGTCAGTTTGCTGATAAATGCTCCCACCACAGAGCTCTGTCGTCTGGTACAACAGCACTTACAGCAATGATATTTGGAAG GTCTCTTTTGGTTGCTAATGCTGGTGATTGTAGAGCAGTTCTTTCCCGGTGCGGTATTGCAATGGAGATGTCTATGGACCACAGACCCTGCAGCCTCACCGAAAAACTGCGCGTAGAGTCACTTGGTGGCTATGTGGATGACGATTACCTGAATGGTTTGCTAGGAGTCACTAGAGCCCTCGGCGACTGGCATCTTGAGGGCTTGAAAGAAGTCGATAGACCTGGAGGAGGGCCCCTCAGTGCTGAACCAGAGCTCAAGATGGTCACGCTGACAAAGGACGACGAGTTTTTGGTAATTGGCAGCGACGGGATGTGGGATGTCTTCTCAAATCAAAATGCTGTGGACTTTGCACGGAGGCGTCTCCAAGAGCACAACGATGTGAAGCTATGCTGCAAGGAAATTGTCGAGGAGGCAATAAGGCGGGGCGCCACAGATAACCTGACTGTGGTGTTGGTTTCTTTCCACCTGGTGGCGCCTCCTCAGATCAGAGTGAATCGACCTGGTAGGGTGGCGAGGAGCATATCGGTTGATGGGCTCAATAGCCTCAGGATACTCCTGGGAAGCCAATAA
- the LOC100833956 gene encoding putative UPF0481 protein At3g02645, which yields MAASDQESNGSGSGSGRRRSSTPLAFDEVRWVVQIRESLQEVDADDEDDTGIPVSIFNVPKQLQVHKPEAYVPQLIALGPYHHWRPELYEMERYKLASARRLQRRLCSTTPGGRGPLKLDALVAQFAARLERKIRAHYHRYLDLSGETLSWMMAVDGAFLLEFLQIYAAAEDGDGPVPALRKRVSSRMAHLVDFAGRKSAHGLILRDMVMLENQIPLFLLRRILEPQCASADEAAALLAAMVTGVMKELCPFKMMDTFPAAVDVSKHAHLLELLYYLLVPKPAESTPHEHEHDEGYDIEEQSPDGEEKKSPSSGSGGGSGAEHVQQLFAALWAMASKLTRGPLHYIMKPIAFAVKAPWKMLAVVPGVSGGIKHPVESLFSTPPLIEEIMVPSVTELINAGIQIAATTGDIATITFDAKTSTLHLPAVTLDGSTEVTIRNLVAYESAAATGPLVLTRYTELMNGIIDADEDVSLLRARGVVLNRMKSDGDVTRLWNGMSRSVRLTRVAAIDKAVEEMNKCYDGRWRVKAKRFMRRYVFGSWQLLTFLAAILMLLLTTLQAFCSVYTCSRWFGAVTVTAAAAD from the coding sequence ATGGCAGCCTCCGATCAGGAGAGcaacggcagcggcagcggcagcgggcggcggaggtcATCGACGCCGCTGGCGTTCGACGAGGTCCGGTGGGTGGTGCAGATCCGGGAATCCCTTCAGGAggtcgacgccgacgacgaggacgacacGGGCATCCCGGTCTCCATCTTCAACGTGCCGAAGCAGCTTCAGGTGCACAAGCCCGAAGCCTACGTGCCCCAGCTCATCGCGCTGGGGCCCTACCACCATTGGCGGCCGGAGCTGTACGAGATGGAGCGCTACAAGCTGGCCTCGGCGCGCCgcctgcagcgccgcctctGCAGCACGACGCCGGGGGGACGTGGGCCGCTCAAGCTGGACGCGCTCGTGGCCCAGTTCGCGGCCCGCCTGGAGCGCAAGATCCGGGCCCACTACCACCGCTACCTCGACCTCAGCGGCGAGACCCTCTCCTGGATGATGGCCGTCGACGGCGCGTTCCTCCTCGAGTTCTTGCAGATCTATGCAGCGGCCGAGGATGGGGATgggccggtgccggcgctgaGGAAGAGGGTGTCGTCGAGGATGGCCCACCTGGTGGACTTCGCCGGGAGGAAGTCGGCCCATGGGCTGATCCTCCGGGACATGGTGATGCTGGAGAACCAGATcccgctcttcctcctccgccggatCCTCGAGCCGCAGTGCGCGTCggccgacgaggccgccgcgctgctcgcCGCCATGGTCACCGGAGTCATGAAGGAGCTCTGCCCGTTCAAGATGATGGACACCTTCCCGGCGGCCGTCGACGTCTCCAAGCACGCCCATCTCCTCGAGCTTCTCTACTACCTGCTCGTGCCCAAGCCGGCCGAGTCCACGCCGCACGAACACGAGCACGACGAAGGCTACGACATCGAGGAGCAGTCGCCGGacggggaggagaagaagtcGCCGTCAtccggctccggcggtggCAGCGGGGCCGAGCACGTGCAGCAGCTGTTCGCGGCGCTATGGGCCATGGCGTCGAAGCTGACGCGCGGCCCGCTACACTACATCATGAAGCCCATCGCCTTCGCCGTCAAAGCCCCCTGGAAGATGCTGGCCGTCGTCCCCGGCGTGTCGGGCGGCATCAAGCACCCCGTCGAGTCCTTATTCTCCACGCCGCCCCTAATCGAGGAGATCATGGTGCCCTCGGTGACCGAGCTCATCAACGCCGGCATCCAGATCGCGGCCACCACGGGCGACATCGCCACGATCACCTTCGACGCCAAAACATCCACGCTGCATCTCCCGGCGGTGACACTCGACGGCAGCACGGAGGTGACGATCCGGAACCTGGTGGCGTacgagtcggcggcggcgacggggccGCTGGTGCTGACACGGTACACGGAGCTGATGAACGGCATCATCGACGCCGACGAGGACGTGTCCCTgctgcgggcgcgcggggtGGTGCTCAACCGGATGAAGAGCGACGGGGATGTCACCAGGCTCTGGAACGGCATGAGCCGGTCCGTGAGGCTCACCAGGGTGGCCGCCATTGACAAGGCCGTGGAGGAGATGAACAAGTGCTATGACGGGCGGTGGAGGGTGAAGGCGAAGCGGTTCATGCGGCGGTACGTGTTCGGGTCCTGGCAGCTGCTCACGTTCCTCGCGGCCATCTTGATGCTGCTGCTCACCACGCTCCAGGCATTCTGCTCCGTCTACACCTGCTCCAGGTGGTTCGGCGCCGTCACCGtcacagccgccgccgcggattGA